The genome window CCGGGCGCGCTGAAGACGTCGGAACAGACGATCTTCTACTGGAAGGGCAACACCTCCCACCCCCGGATGGACGGTTGGGCCGATCTGGTCGACGCCTTCGTCCGCCACGCACGCGAACGCTATGGCGCGAACGAGGTGCGCCGCTGGTATTTCGAGGTGTGGAACGAGCCCAATCTGGCCGGTTTCTGGGAAGGCGCCGACCAGCAGGCCTATTTCGACCTCTATGCCGCCAGCGCGCGCACGATCAAGGCGATCGACCCGCAATTGCGCGTCGGCGGGCCATCCACCGCGGGGGCGGACTGGGTGCCCGAACTGCTCGCCTTCGTGGCGGCGAACGATCTGCCGATCGATTTCGTGACCACGCATACCTACGGCGTCGATGGCGGCTTCCTGGACGAGAAGGGGCAGGACGACAATCGACTGTCCACCAACCCGGACGCGGTGATCGCCGATGTGCGCAAGGTGCGCGGCGAGATCGACGCGACCGCATATCGCGGGCTGCCGCTGTTCTTTACCGAATGGAGCGCCAGCTACAATCCGCGCGATCCGGTCCATGACAGCTATATCAGCGCGCCCTACATCCTATCCCGGCTGCGCGGCACGCAGGGGCTGGCGCAGGGGATGAGCTACTGGACGCATACCGACCTGTTCGAGGAACCCGGCCCGCCGTCCACGCCGTTCCACGGCGGCTTTGGCCTGATGAACCGCGAAGGCATCCGCAAGGCCGCCTGGTTTGCCTACCGCTACCTGCACGAGGTCGAGGGTGACGCGATCCCGCTGACCGATAACGAGGCATTGGCCGCCACGGCGGATGGCGAGACGGACGTGCTGCTGTGGGCCTGGCGCCAGCCGCCGCAGGAGTTGAGCAACCGCCCTTTCTTCACCACCGTGCTGCCGGCCCGGCCGATCGAACCGGCGGAGCTGCAGTTTTCCGGGCTGGCGCCGGGCCGCTACACGCTGACGGTCAGGCGCACCGGGTTCCGGCAGAACGATGCGCACACCCGCTATCTGGAGATGGGCTCCCCCGCCGAACTGGACGCAGCGCAACTGGCGGAGTTGCAGGCGCTGACGCAGGACCGGCCGGAGATCAGCCGCGCGGTCGAGATCGGCACGGACGGGCGCTACAATCTGCGGATCGACATGCGCAGCAACGATGTC of Croceibacterium sp. TMG7-5b_MA50 contains these proteins:
- a CDS encoding beta-xylosidase, translating into MFTSLALRRIAAAALAIVTLTPASAQDAAPARRIEVDLSRAAGPMDRSFDLSVGSDYSGTLRRPENLAQLAIAVDELGFRYVRFHDIFHDDLGTVKQQDGRITYDWAELDRLIDALLARNIRPFVELGFTPGALKTSEQTIFYWKGNTSHPRMDGWADLVDAFVRHARERYGANEVRRWYFEVWNEPNLAGFWEGADQQAYFDLYAASARTIKAIDPQLRVGGPSTAGADWVPELLAFVAANDLPIDFVTTHTYGVDGGFLDEKGQDDNRLSTNPDAVIADVRKVRGEIDATAYRGLPLFFTEWSASYNPRDPVHDSYISAPYILSRLRGTQGLAQGMSYWTHTDLFEEPGPPSTPFHGGFGLMNREGIRKAAWFAYRYLHEVEGDAIPLTDNEALAATADGETDVLLWAWRQPPQELSNRPFFTTVLPARPIEPAELQFSGLAPGRYTLTVRRTGFRQNDAHTRYLEMGSPAELDAAQLAELQALTQDRPEISRAVEIGTDGRYNLRIDMRSNDVVLATLAPGA